A genomic segment from Arcobacter acticola encodes:
- the uvrA gene encoding excinuclease ABC subunit UvrA: MTDTIKIFNAKENNLKNINLEIPKNKLIVFTGLSGSGKSTLAFDTLYAEGQRRYIESLSAYARQFLDKVGKPDVERIEGLTPAIAIDQKTTSKNPRSTVGTITEVYDYFRLLYARIGKQHCHQCGEPISQMSASDVITQVLTLPNESKIVILAPIINRKKGSFADLLENLRSKGYVRAMIDGVMARLDEEIELEKNKMHTIKIVIDRVVIKEENRDRIAQDVEKGLKESFGELEIEVLNHEEMGVEKHIHYSEHMACFSCKISFEPLEPLSFSFNSPKGACSSCDGLGIRYALDMKKVIDEELTIEDGAIKVIYGFNKGFYFKMLLAFCEKIGVDTKIPFKELEDHHRKAILHGSVEDAVFFWKKHKLTRKWEGIIKLAYDMIKDEKEMADYMTEKKCDSCNGNRLKPSSQSVFVAKKTISDLLNVPIEEAHAFFQDEKNFEYLSDQNKMISKPILKEIKERIYFLYDVGLGYITLGRDARSISGGEAQRIRVASQIGSGLTGVMYVLDEPSIGLHERDTNKLIKTLRALQEKGNTVIVVEHDKETIQAADFIVDIGPNAGKYGGEIVFAGTLKEMNKAKTLTAKYVTGAKKIDYVHNRPQEEFIEIKNVTINNIKNLDVKIPLKNLCAITGVSGSGKSSLILQTLLPVAKELLNRARKVKKVDGVEIEGLEKLDKVIYLDQSPIGRTPRSNPATYTGLMDEIRELFAKTKEASLRGYKIGRFSFNVKGGRCEKCQGEGEIKIEMHFLPDIMVKCDDCHGRRYNAQTLEILYKGKNISDILNMSVDEALEFFAKVPKLNAKLQTLSDVGLGYITLGQNAVTLSGGEAQRIKLSKELSKKDTGNTLYVLDEPTTGLHFADVDRLTKVLHHLVDLGNSVLVIEHNLDVIKNSDWVIDMGPEGGNKGGMLVDEGTPEYLAANHKISGSHTGYYLDKEINS; this comes from the coding sequence CAGTTTTTAGATAAAGTTGGGAAACCTGATGTCGAAAGAATTGAAGGACTAACTCCTGCTATTGCTATTGATCAAAAAACAACTTCTAAAAATCCAAGATCTACTGTTGGAACTATTACAGAAGTATATGACTACTTTAGACTTTTATATGCCCGAATTGGAAAACAACATTGTCACCAATGTGGAGAGCCAATTTCTCAAATGAGTGCAAGTGATGTAATCACTCAAGTTCTTACACTACCAAATGAATCAAAAATCGTAATATTAGCTCCTATTATAAATAGAAAAAAAGGAAGCTTTGCTGATTTACTTGAAAACTTAAGAAGTAAAGGTTATGTAAGAGCCATGATTGATGGAGTAATGGCAAGACTTGATGAAGAAATAGAGCTTGAAAAAAATAAAATGCACACTATTAAAATAGTAATAGATAGGGTTGTAATAAAAGAAGAAAATAGAGATAGAATCGCTCAAGATGTTGAAAAAGGTCTTAAAGAGAGTTTTGGAGAACTAGAAATTGAAGTTTTAAACCATGAAGAAATGGGTGTTGAAAAACATATACATTATTCTGAGCATATGGCTTGTTTTTCTTGTAAAATTTCTTTTGAACCACTTGAGCCTTTATCGTTCTCTTTTAATTCACCCAAAGGTGCTTGTTCATCATGTGATGGTTTAGGTATTAGATATGCCCTTGATATGAAAAAAGTTATTGATGAAGAACTTACTATTGAAGATGGAGCTATAAAAGTTATATATGGATTTAATAAAGGATTCTATTTCAAAATGCTTTTAGCTTTTTGTGAAAAAATAGGAGTTGATACTAAAATTCCTTTTAAAGAATTAGAAGATCATCATAGAAAAGCTATTTTACATGGAAGTGTTGAAGATGCTGTATTCTTTTGGAAAAAGCATAAACTTACAAGAAAATGGGAAGGAATTATAAAATTAGCCTACGACATGATCAAAGATGAAAAAGAGATGGCTGACTATATGACTGAAAAGAAATGTGACTCTTGTAATGGAAATAGATTAAAACCCTCTTCTCAAAGTGTGTTTGTAGCTAAAAAAACTATTAGTGATTTATTAAATGTTCCCATAGAAGAAGCCCATGCATTTTTTCAAGATGAAAAGAATTTTGAATATCTATCTGATCAAAATAAAATGATTTCAAAACCTATTTTAAAAGAGATAAAAGAGAGAATCTATTTCTTATATGACGTAGGACTTGGATATATAACTTTAGGTAGAGATGCTAGAAGTATAAGTGGAGGTGAGGCTCAAAGAATTAGAGTTGCTTCTCAAATTGGTTCTGGATTAACAGGAGTTATGTATGTACTTGATGAACCTTCTATTGGACTTCATGAAAGAGATACAAATAAACTTATCAAGACTCTTCGAGCCTTACAAGAAAAAGGAAATACTGTAATTGTAGTTGAGCATGATAAAGAAACTATTCAAGCAGCTGACTTTATAGTAGATATTGGACCAAATGCTGGAAAATATGGTGGAGAAATCGTATTTGCTGGAACCCTAAAAGAGATGAATAAAGCAAAAACACTAACTGCTAAATATGTAACGGGGGCTAAAAAAATAGATTATGTTCATAATCGTCCTCAAGAAGAGTTTATAGAGATAAAAAATGTAACTATAAACAATATAAAAAATTTAGATGTAAAAATTCCCCTTAAAAACCTATGTGCAATAACAGGGGTTTCAGGAAGCGGAAAATCATCTCTTATTTTACAAACTCTACTTCCAGTTGCAAAAGAGCTTTTAAATCGTGCTAGAAAAGTGAAAAAGGTAGATGGTGTTGAAATAGAAGGATTAGAAAAACTTGATAAAGTTATCTACCTTGATCAAAGTCCTATTGGAAGAACACCAAGATCAAATCCAGCTACATATACGGGATTAATGGATGAAATAAGAGAATTATTTGCAAAAACGAAGGAAGCAAGTTTAAGAGGTTATAAAATAGGAAGATTCTCTTTTAATGTAAAAGGTGGTCGTTGTGAAAAATGTCAAGGTGAAGGTGAAATCAAAATTGAAATGCACTTCTTACCAGATATCATGGTGAAATGTGATGATTGTCATGGTAGAAGATACAACGCTCAAACTTTAGAGATTTTATACAAGGGCAAAAATATTTCTGATATATTAAATATGAGTGTTGATGAAGCCTTAGAATTTTTTGCAAAAGTTCCTAAACTAAATGCAAAACTTCAAACACTAAGTGATGTTGGTTTGGGATATATTACTCTTGGACAAAATGCAGTTACACTAAGTGGTGGAGAAGCTCAAAGAATAAAACTAAGTAAAGAGTTAAGTAAAAAAGATACAGGAAATACTTTATATGTACTTGATGAACCAACCACAGGTTTACACTTTGCAGATGTTGATAGATTAACAAAAGTATTACATCATCTTGTTGATTTAGGAAACTCTGTTTTAGTAATTGAGCATAACCTTGATGTTATCAAAAACTCTGATTGGGTTATTGATATGGGACCTGAGGGTGGAAATAAAGGTGGAATGTTAGTTGATGAGGGAACACCTGAATATCTTGCAG